One Streptomyces sp. NBC_00654 genomic window carries:
- a CDS encoding ABC transporter permease has product MNAYRIELRRSPLLTALPVMIVVDLVVLFGRTRYWIGVWPEASVAAQVVTLFLGPALAGVSAWQAGRSSRAGMPEAVLAAARPGWRIESARLAATLTLGFLAYAIGCLTAAAISFGEAGPGFLWPSYLLLGASTLVIFASVGHLAGRWWPSAAFTPAMCALGCFVSMLALPFKLNVLAGPPDQHLRPLPVALRLLFALTLAAVAVTAPPLRRKAKREMSRHRTPLHIRRVAAGSAVLSLIALAAIPAAGEMRVDRPATATEPVCERAEENSPRVCVWPEHRKYLPELIRMAQRLDHPQPWLKAPDTFHEFGLQRSDMGDRGFDIAEGHVRTAAIAMADQVLTEALGRCMLPHKEKRAWQAIDNIHLWLEYRSMGQDPAVADGGLHMQGVASAQRVAAQISQAPEAEQRKWLYQERGHILQDPSWCKPDDSR; this is encoded by the coding sequence GTGTGTGGCCTGAGGCGAGCGTCGCGGCCCAGGTCGTCACGCTCTTCCTCGGACCCGCTCTCGCTGGTGTCTCAGCCTGGCAGGCGGGGCGCTCCTCCCGCGCAGGAATGCCCGAGGCCGTACTCGCCGCAGCCCGACCAGGCTGGCGAATCGAGTCTGCACGGCTGGCCGCGACCCTCACCCTCGGATTCCTCGCGTACGCGATTGGATGCTTGACGGCCGCGGCAATCTCCTTCGGCGAGGCAGGCCCTGGCTTCTTGTGGCCGTCCTACCTCCTGCTCGGCGCCTCCACTCTGGTGATCTTCGCGTCTGTGGGCCATCTAGCCGGCCGGTGGTGGCCTTCCGCCGCATTCACCCCAGCTATGTGTGCGCTGGGCTGCTTCGTCAGCATGTTGGCGCTGCCTTTCAAGCTTAACGTCCTGGCAGGGCCTCCAGACCAGCACCTTCGGCCCCTTCCTGTCGCCCTGCGGCTGCTGTTCGCACTCACTCTCGCAGCCGTGGCAGTAACGGCTCCGCCGCTGCGCAGGAAGGCCAAGCGCGAGATGTCACGGCACAGGACGCCCCTGCACATCCGCCGTGTCGCCGCCGGGTCAGCTGTCCTTTCCTTGATTGCGCTAGCTGCCATCCCTGCCGCTGGCGAGATGCGCGTTGATCGCCCCGCAACGGCGACAGAACCGGTGTGCGAGCGCGCCGAGGAGAACAGCCCACGTGTGTGCGTGTGGCCCGAGCACCGCAAGTACCTGCCAGAATTGATTCGCATGGCCCAGCGCTTGGATCATCCCCAGCCCTGGCTGAAGGCGCCGGATACGTTTCACGAGTTCGGACTGCAGCGGAGCGACATGGGTGACCGCGGGTTCGATATCGCCGAAGGACACGTGCGCACTGCGGCGATCGCCATGGCCGACCAGGTACTCACCGAGGCGCTAGGACGATGCATGCTCCCTCACAAGGAGAAGCGAGCCTGGCAGGCCATAGATAACATCCACCTCTGGCTTGAATACCGTTCCATGGGTCAAGACCCGGCTGTCGCGGACGGAGGACTTCACATGCAGGGTGTTGCCTCCGCCCAGCGCGTAGCCGCCCAAATTTCGCAGGCGCCTGAGGCCGAACAGCGCAAATGGCTCTACCAGGAACGCGGCCACATTCTCCAAGACCCCTCCTGGTGCAAGCCTGATGACTCGCGCTGA